In one window of Porites lutea chromosome 8, jaPorLute2.1, whole genome shotgun sequence DNA:
- the LOC140946878 gene encoding uncharacterized protein — MMRFLAVLVTMLIVCLSDAMPFNDILGDLSASGEATSGTGYQGESQDNAHRVIPEVGEDFEGITEKEKSSKHIGERTDHKDENESLSGSGEEQDGPIFRGTATKKAESRFHGEAEQQGESGDQQPISGSGINPTGANFWAVVRIEPESVNGGSKREHQLNRRSDTFIPQEATEGSASGMDTSGEIPSRKNQIPVESFSGQDVTSGENNVNQRDQVATTSSSKENAVSGEDDAPFESSSTESELDSGCSSGEGCFESDGVQEEQGGQSNSRSVIAKLEVNAIASGSASNSGDSSDDVSLHPHFDVLAGPYDDKTPTSRGAPLSSGSGSELGNVLHNIEDAIFEKGEPLEISRDASSGSGLSSVAHTDNQNDFATSGSGSGTVDKEENQEVFVTPQNHTEKISLMEKMMKVEKLQAFGISHVANVGGTSRNKVPSLESAVQSDLGKGEKVSIILNQDFHYGYANENSAAYEILANSVKKEVEKVLGSNAVVSEISFSEIREPRQSPSFSKVMTTFKLLGDTKKLEKAVKKGTINNLVVDKKFFHAS; from the exons ATGATGAGATTTTTGGCGGTTCTTGTGACCATGTTGATTGTTTGCTTGTCAGATGCAATGCCTTTTAACG ACATCTTAGGTGACCTGAGCGCCTCCGGGGAAGCAACGTCCGGTACAGGTTACCAAGGAGAAAGTCAAGACAACGCACACAGAGTAATACCAGAAGTTGGCGAAGATTTTGAGGGCATcacagagaaagaaaagagtTCTAAGCACATCGGTGAGAGAACAGATCATAAAGATGAAAACGAGAGTCTGTCAGGATCAGGTGAAGAACAGGACGGCCCTATTTTTCGTGGAACGGCAACCAAAAAAGCAGAGTCTCGATTTCATGGTGAGGCCGAACAGCAAGGCGAGTCAGGTGATCAGCAGCctatttccggttccggtattAATCCTACTGGCGCTAATTTTTGGGCTGTTGTTAGAATTGAACCTGAGTCAGTCAACGGAGGAAGCAAACGAGAGCACCAACTAAATCGTAGATCTGATACATTCATTCCTCAGGAGGCGACAGAAGGCAGTGCGTCCGGTATGGACACTTCCGGTGAGATTCCAAGTCGGAAAAACCAGATTCCAGTTGAAAGTTTCTCAGGCCAGGATGTAACTTCTGGAGAAAATAATGTCAATCAAAGAGATCAAGTTGCGACCACAAGTTCCTCCAAGGAGAATGCCGTTTCTGGCGAAGACGACGCACCGTTCGAGAGTTCCTCCACTGAATCAGAATTAGACTCGGGTTGCTCCTCCGGTGAAGGATGTTTTGAATCTGATGGTGTTCAGGAAGAACAGGGCGGGCAAAGTAATTCACGATCAGTCATCGCCAAGCTTGAGGTAAATGCAATTGCTTCTGGAAGTGCAAGTAATTCTGGTGATTCGTCAGATGATGTCTCGCTTCATCCACATTTCGATGTTCTAGCTGGTCCTTATGATGATAAAACGCCTACTTCCAGAGGCGCTCCGTTGAGTTCCGGTTCCGGAAGTGAACTTGGTAATGTTTTACACAATATCGAAGACGCCATTTTCGAGAAAGGTGAACCTTTAGAGATTAGCCGCGATGCTTCTTCCGGTTCTGGACTTTCAAGTGTTGCACATACTGACAATCAGAATGACTTTGCGACATCTGGTTCAGGGTCTGGTACCGTCGACAAGGAGGAAAATCAAGAGGTATTTGTAACTCCGCAAAACCACACTGAGAAGATCAGCCTTATGGAAAAGATGATGAAGGTGGAAAAGCTGCAAGCGTTTGGGATCTCTCACGTGGCTAATGTTGGGGGTACAAGCAGGAACAAAGTACCAAGCCTTGAGTCAGCAGTGCAGTCAGATTTAG GAAAAGGAGAGAAAGTATCAATTATCTTAAATCAAGATTTCCACTATGGATATGCAAATGAGAATTCCGCGGCTTATGAAATTCTCGCCAACAGTGTCAAAAAAGAG GTTGAAAAAGTTCTAGGAAGTAACGCAGTGGTTTCTGAAATTTCCTTTTC GGAAATCCGAGAACCAAGACAATCACCAAGCTTTTCCAAGGTTATGACGACATTTAAACTTCTTGGTGACaccaaaaaattggaaaaggCGGTAAAGAAGGGAACAATAAACAATTTGGTCGTGGACAAGAAATTTTTTCACGCAAGTTGA